GACGAACACCAGCGGGTTGGTGCGTCCGCGTCCATCGAGATCGGCGAGCTCGGCCGGCGTCAGCTCCGGACGTAATGACTGACGGAACGCATCGAGTGCCGCGCGGCTGACGTCGAAGTCGGGGGTGGGGAAGCGGATGTAGTCCAGGTGCAGGCCGTCCAGTGCGTACCGCGACGTCAGGTGGGCAATGGTCGCATCGAGCCTGTCGTGGACGCCTTCGGGGATCGGCGACGCGAAGACGCCTTCGATCGTCGTGCGCTTGCCGGCACTCCACGCCGCGAGCGTCCTGACGTAGGCCGGATTGCGCGGCGAGTGCTGCAGCAACGTCGGCGCGAGGGCTCGCGGCAGCATCAGCCACTCGGGGTGCTGCACGGCGATGTGCTGCGGGGCGGTAGGGAACGCCGTGGCGCCCGCCACGAGGTTCATGTTCAGCCACGCATGCACCTGCACGCCGGCCGCGCGGGCGTGCGCGACCAGTTCGCCCAGGGGGTCGAAGGTTGCCGGCTGTCTCGCGAGCAGCGTCGATCGTGGGTCAGGCCCACCGAGATAGAAGGCATCACCGCGACCGCGCACCTGCACGAACAGCGCCGTGACACCGTGCCGCTGCGCGTCGGCCACGACCTGCGCCACGTGCGCGGACGAGGTCATCCAACTGCGCGTCACCCAGACGCCGCGGAGTTCGGTCGACGATCGGCGCCGCGCGTGTGCCGCACGAGGCACGGCCAGCGGCGACAGGGCGGATGCGAGGGAGAGCCGCAGCAGATCGCGGCGTGTAGCAAGGGGCATCGGGCAGGCACGCGTGCAACGAGGTGCGCGCCCTGGAAGTATATACTCCGGTCGCGTGACGCAGGTGCCGCCCTCTTCCTTGTTCGTGATCGGCATCGACGCCGGTGGGACC
The nucleotide sequence above comes from Acidobacteriota bacterium. Encoded proteins:
- a CDS encoding family 10 glycosylhydrolase, which encodes MPLATRRDLLRLSLASALSPLAVPRAAHARRRSSTELRGVWVTRSWMTSSAHVAQVVADAQRHGVTALFVQVRGRGDAFYLGGPDPRSTLLARQPATFDPLGELVAHARAAGVQVHAWLNMNLVAGATAFPTAPQHIAVQHPEWLMLPRALAPTLLQHSPRNPAYVRTLAAWSAGKRTTIEGVFASPIPEGVHDRLDATIAHLTSRYALDGLHLDYIRFPTPDFDVSRAALDAFRQSLRPELTPAELADLDGRGRTNPLVFVDMFPARWAAYRRERLTRLVTRLAATARANRPAVQLTAAVWPDAAHARSYKLQDWSRWLRDGLIDAACPMTYMSSPSSFERQLRALTSEPDGSVWPGIGAFQIDAGEAARRVDVARAMGFDGVMLYSYDSMTGGPGKPSTYLATVQRRAFRDPVATVGARR